In one Sander lucioperca isolate FBNREF2018 chromosome 7, SLUC_FBN_1.2, whole genome shotgun sequence genomic region, the following are encoded:
- the phrf1 gene encoding PHD and RING finger domain-containing protein 1 isoform X1, with amino-acid sequence MDEDDSQDELINCSTSHSKGKRAALWAISDDSDNVEEESGEGETDSGEEEEEDHVDGEEEEDDDDDDDEEEEEEEEEEDDEEEEGDAKAEDGAFGIASADVAGMSSDEDTEKCPICLNSFSSQPVATPENCEHYFCLDCILAWAKNANSCPVDRIAFNSIYLRKCYGGKVKKMITVQKPAKEEQEETVNLDLEQTSCEVCGGTDREDRLLLCDGCDAGYHMECLTPPLDSVPVEEWFCPECEANNRHSRGSAEELSDTESLPSTARPATSRLQSGAAGPTRAIARTQQSERVRANVNRHRITQARTSQLAPTYMIQSTWLDETINAVVAGLNSAVYIRDLTPRVPSSRRRKTRKRRKVGSKKTSSAKGKTGKLASKGVKRRKRRVRKTKSRKKLMLKKAATPRSRIASNLRIVKDKKSSSLPTVYRPSEHTLSSMRADIGAASLSIYGDPFDLDPFADRQEEEQQAHITSLLEAKRRGISRSALRSHQPVARPVTASLSGRGMDVPQSRSVFEAAPVPDLLGSILSGQSVLLMDSSDVVINRDGSLKATKPMMPSVSNRGCSNSSSSGEASTQISPVMSPSQGDRSPSLHYNGDLPGSSHSSINRPLSQSSSRLQPYMPSSASHAQPSSHSDLPPRGHPSLQPPRPIRPTHPPGHQRTNGVTAPTPSSSTNPSLDSSSKSKGMASSQSKTAPTKPMWVDVSVLPRIPKIKRESSGITKNGTSQDGSSGSNRSSSSSSSSSSSRGNSSNSTAGSNGCVTPETGMNSLAGDQVRQQSVDQQKGRADGQAQRQRPDGASSSSAFSNSFSSSSSTGSSASQPHYSSSSSTSSSSSAAVSFRINASGNSWQSRRLSSSSSSAAGGSMQAPRREKEDEAKKRQLRRDKQMLLASRTLVQKDQDSDNIYDPCNPTLSESSSSDDEAESTSLDGSSLHATREGKAQSLRNKKGLVQSKHDLVPVKIETWETEVSQEDPGRASSQETTSSEVRFSEEHVKVEKDYTRLVDTKTEKQTVLLDTKVKKEPGSDDAGEAERFGHSVKRLKSETADTTPPVQPSLDLLKTERGTLEEESGQSVGTLNSEPPDCRNDSSASNSAPTKKKETKSDSKSSPKSRDLGHKKKAFQASKERRSSSPETDRGRREDRHASGQGGRQRERERDRETSSRRLRSRERRSAHSESSPSGSPDRTHGKRRRSRSKDRRRSRSGSGSSSKERSRKKHKRSSKERNDGRERDHDRRRVSKDKRHGWSRSKSSSNSRSRSRSRSKDHKRRSCSKSRSKSRSRSRERRKDHTRLQQSSLSSRDNVESRSKDKRRRRSRSSSREKRKEVGSSSKTSQRSSGSCVLSSKDTKRLQDIKKEKDITRNSLKEEKVATVNKPKTPSCTAAPKVRKKGQDFRADDQATTKEMVEEMKVGKEIKKEKASLDMFEDSFSFTKPIKKEETDVHALMVAKSIDEELNKEDPIKTEAFEIKTEPCEIPVIKTEPSSPEICHLPPVTSFSTPTTPVTAVGLHDTVSQSRPAVMASREQPATVGLTVPVKQELRQPSDSDDDFNVDVMLDNLDYVKSERTEESGASVKREEEVEEGKNEQVSTVVGAKSKTQVKRVTWNIQEPQGPQPEKSASKLSLYKLKLKQEGARRPPSTVQTSSQDITGAVSHPSKRGAVGPLSASSTSDGVQGEAEEGHLYLKKLHMQERAIEEVKLAIKPFYQRRDINKDEYKEIVRKAVQKVCHSKSGEINPVKVGNLVKAYVDKYKHARKHKKGEDMGQAQEAEAIRTSGSP; translated from the exons ATGGATGAAGATGACAGCCAAGATGAGCTGATCAACTGCAGTACATCCCACAGCAAAGGAAAAAGGGCTGCCTTGTGGGCCATATCAG ATGACTCTGACAATGTTGAAGAGGAGTCTGGGGAGGGAGAAactgacagtggtgaggaagaagaggaggatcacgtagacggagaggaggaggaggatgatgatgatgatgatgatgaggaggaggaggaggaggaggaggaagaggacg atgaggaagaggagggagatgCTAAGGCTGAGGATGGAGCTTTTGGGATAGCCTCTGCCGACGTTGCAGGGATGAGCTCGGATGAGGATACAGAGAAGTGCCCCATCTGCCTTAACTCATTCAGCAGCCAGCCTGTTGCAACACCAGAGAACTGCGAGCACTACTTCTGTCTCGACTGCATCCTCGCATGGGCTAAG AATGCTAACTCGTGCCCGGTAGATCGTATTGCCTTCAACAGCATATACCTAAGGAAATGTTATGGAGGCAAAGTGAAGAAAATG ATCACAGTACAAAAGCCTGCGAAGGAAGAGCAAGAGGAAACGGTAAATCTGGACCTGGAGCAGACCAGCTGTGAGGTGTGTGGAGGCACTGACCGTGAGGACCGCCTCTTGCTCTGCGATGGCTGTGATGCTGG GTATCACATGGAGTGTCTCACACCACCTCTTGACTCTGTTCCTGTGGAGGAATGGTTCTGCCCTGAGTGTGAAGCCAACAACCGTCACTCAA GGGGTTCAGCTGAAGAACTTAGTGATACAGAGAGCCTACCTTCTACTGCCCGTCCTGCCACCAGTCGCTTACAGTCCGGGGCAGCAGGGCCCACCAGAGCTATCGCCCGAACTCAGCAGAGTGAGAGGGTTCGAGCCAATGTCAACCGACATCGCATCACACAGGCACGGACGTCGCAG TTGGCTCCCACGTATATGATTCAGTCCACTTGGCTTGATGAGACTATTAACGCTGTGGTGGCTGGGCTCAATTCGGCTGTGTATATACGAGACTTAACACCACGTGTCCCATCTAGCCGCAGGCGCAAGACCA GAAAGCGCAGAAAAGTTGGTAGCAAGAAGACATCTTCTGCCAAGGGTAAAACCGGTAAATTAGCAAGTAAAGGAGTCAAGAGGAGGAAGCGGAGAGTGAGAAAGACTAAATCCAGAAAAAAGCTG ATGTTGAAAAAGGCTGCCACTCCTCGAAGCCGTATTGCTAGTAATCTGAGAATTGTGAAGGACAAGAAGAGCTCTTCACTTCCTACAGTATATCGGCCATCAGAGCACACGCTAAGCAGCATGCGCGCTGACATAGGTGCAGCATCCCTCTCTATCTATGGAGATCCATTTGACCTGGATCCATTTGCGGATCG CCAGGAGGAAGAGCAGCAGGCCCACATAACATCGCTGTTGGAAGCCAAGAGACGAGGGATCTCTCGCTCTGCTCTTCGCTCTCACCAGCCTGTAGCTCGACCAGTCACTGCAAGCCTATCCGG GAGAGGAATGGATGTGCCCCAATCAAGGAGTGTTTTTGAGGCAGCTCCTGTGCCCGACCTCCTGGGCAGCATCCTATCGGGACAGAGCGTCCTCTTGATGGACAGTTCTGATGTCGTTATTAATCGAGATGGTTCCCTCAAAGCTACAAAGCCAA TGATGCCATCTGTGTCAAACCGAGGTTGCAGCAATAGCAGTAGCTCAGGAGAAGCCAGCACCCAGATCAGCCCAGTGATGTCACCCAGCCAAGGAGATAGGTCTCCGTCTCTCCACTACAACGGAGACCTACCAGGATCCTCCCATAGCTCCATAAACAGACCTTTATCCCAGAGCTCTTCTCGCTTACAACCCTACATGCCCTCCTCAGCCAGCCACGCCCAACCATCTTCCCATTCTGATTTACCTCCCCGAGGCCATCCAAGTTTGCAGCCGCCTCGTCCAATCAGACCCACGCACCCTCCTGGTCACCAGAGAACCAATGGAGTAACAGCCCCCACCCCCTCATCATCCACCAACCCCTCCCTGGACTCCAGCTCCAAGAGCAAGGGAATGGCCTCATCACAGTCTAAAACTGCACCTACGAAGCCCATGTGGGTAGATGTGTCAGTGCTTCCTAGGATACCAAAAATAAAAAGGGAGAGCAGTGGTATCACAAAGAATGGCACTAGTCAAGATGGCAGCAGTGGCAGTAAtcgcagcagtagtagtagtagtagtagtagtagtagtaggggAAATAGTAGTAATTCTACCGCTGGTAGTAATGGTTGTGTCACTCCAGAAACAGGCATGAACAGCCTTGCTGGGGACCAGGTAAGGCAGCAAAGTGTAGACCAGCAAAAGGGCAGGGCTGACGGTCAGGCCCAGAGGCAGAGGCCTGACGGAGCCAGCTCGTCCTCCGCCTTCTCCAACtcattctcctcttcctcctccactggttCTTCTGCTAGCCAGCCACATTATTCCTCGTCTTCCTCAACTTCCTCATCTTCATCAGCAGCAGTGAGCTTCCGCATCAACGCCAGCGGGAACTCCTGGCAGTCAAGGCGGCTAAGCAGCTCGTCATCCTCTGCTGCTGGAGGCAGCATGCAGGCCCCccggagagaaaaagaagatgaAGCAAAAAAGAGACAGCTGCGCAGGGATAAACAGATGCTCTTGGCGTCGCGTACGCTGGTCCAAAAAGACCAAGACAGCGATAATATCTACGATCCCTGTAATCCCACCCTGTCAGAGTCTAGCAGCTCAGATGATGAAGCTGAGAGCACGAGCCTGGATGGCAGCTCCCTACATGCCACACGGGAGGGGAAGGCTCAAAGTTTAAGAAACAAGAAGGGTTTAGTGCAGAGCAAGCATGACCTGGTTCCTGTGAAAATTGAAACATGGGAGACTGAGGTCTCACAGGAAGATCCAGGGAGAGCCAGTTCTCAGGAAACCACATCATCGGAGGTCAGATTCTCAGAGGAGCATGTCAAGGTAGAAAAAGATTATACTAGATTAGTAGACACTAAGACTGAGAAACAAACAGTGTTACTAGACACTAAAGTTAAGAAGGAGCCAGGGTCAGATGATGCAGGGGAAGCTGAAAGGTTTGGTCACAGCGTAAAACGTTTGAAGTCAGAGACAGCAGACACCACACCACCTGTTCAACCCAGCCTGGATCTTTTAAAGACTGAGAGGGGGACTCTCGAGGAGGAGAGTGGACAGAGTGTTGGCACTCTGAACAGCGAGCCCCCTGACTGTAGGAACGATTCATCAGCATCTAACTCTGCTCCCACcaagaaaaaagaaaccaaaTCAGATTCCAAATCCTCTCCCAAGTCAAGAGATTTGGGCCATAAGAAGAAGGCCTTTCAAGCTTCGAAGGAGAGACGCTCTAGCAGTCCAGAGACGGACCGAGGCAGGAGAGAAGACCGTCATGCCTCAGGCCAGGGAGGCcgacagagagaaagggagagggacagagaaacGAGTTCAAGGCGGTTAAGGTCCAGAGAGAGGAGAAGTGCACACTCAGAAAGTTCTCCGTCTGGTTCCCCTGATAGGACTCACGGAAAGAGACGTCGGTCCCGGTCCAAAGACAGGAGGCGATCTAG GTCTGGTTCCGGCTCTAGCAGCAAAGAGCGTTCGAGGAAGAAGCATAAACGAAGTAGCAAGGAGAGAAAtgatggcagagagagagaccatgATAGAAGACGGGTGTCAAAGGACAAGAGACATGGTTGGTCTCGTTCAAAATCTTCTTCAAACTCACGTTCCAGATCCAGATCCAGATCGAAGGACCATAAGCGTCGGTCTTGCTCAAAATCACGGTCAAAGTCACGATCCAGATCCagggaaagaaggaaagacCACACACGACTGCAACAGTCGTCTCTCTCCTCCAGAGACAATGTGGAGTCGCGGTCAAAAGACAAGAGGAGACGCAGGTCTAGATCCAGCtcaagagagaaaaggaaagaagtAGGATCATCATCCAAGACTTCTCAGAGAAGTTCAGGGTCCTGCGTTTTGTCCTCTAAAGACACAAAACGGTTACAGGACATTAAAAAAGAGAAGGATATCACTCGGAACTCCCTCAAAGAGGAAAAAGTTGCCACAGTGAATAAACCGAAGACTCCCTCCTGTACTGCCGCACCTAAAGTGCGAAAGAAAGGCCAAGACTTCAGGGCAGACGACCAGGCCACAACAAAAGAAATGGTGGAAGAGATGAAGGTCGGAAAAGAAATCAAGAAAGAAAAAGCATCTCTTGATATGTTTGaggattctttttcttttactaaaccaATTAAGAAAGAAGAAACTGACGTTCATGCTTTGATGGTAGCCAAAAGCATAGATGAGGAGTTAAACAAAGAAGACCCCATCAAGACTGAGGCGTTTGAAATCAAGACCGAGCCCTGTGAAATCCCCGTAATTAAAACTGAGCCAAGTTCCCCAGAAATATGTCACTTACCCCCTGTCACCTCGTTTTCTACACCGACCACACCGGTTACAGCGGTCGGTCTCCATGACACAGTTTCTCAGTCTCGCCCAGCGGTAATGGCCTCCAGAGAACAACCAGCCACGGTTGGGTTGACCGTCCCTGTAAAGCAGGAACTTCGGCAACCCTCAGACTCTGACGATGACTTCAATGTTGACGTGATGCTAGACAACCTGGACTATGTGAAGTCCGAGCGCACGGAGGAAAGTGGCGCCTCTGTCAAACGAGAGGAGGAAGTAGAGGAGGGGAAGAATGAACAGGTATCGACTGTAGTCGGAGCAAAATCCAAGACTCAAGTGAAGAGGGTTACCTGGAATATACAGGAGCCTCAGGGGCCTCAACCTGAGAAATCTGCAAGCA agCTGTCTCTGTATAAGTTGAAGCTAAAGCAGGAAGGAGCTCGCAGACCCCCTTCAACAGTCCAGACATCCAGTCAG GACATCACTGGAGCTGTCAGTCACCCCTCCAAGAGGGGTGCTGTTGGTCCTCTCAGTGCCTCCTCTACCTCTGATGGTGTACAAGGAGAGGCAGAGGAAGGGCATTTG TATTTGAAGAAGCTGCACATGCAGGAGAGAGCTATAGAAGAGGTGAAGCTCGCCATCAAGCCTTTCTACCAGAGGAGAGACATCAACAAAGATGAATACAAAGAGATTGTACGCAAAGCTGTCCAAAAG GTGTGCCACAGCAAGAGTGGGGAGATCAACCCAGTGAAGGTGGGCAATCTGGTCAAGGCATACGTTGACAAATACAAACATGCTAGGAAACACAAGAAAGGAGAGGACATGGGGCAGGCACAGGAGGCTGAGGCCATCAGGACCTCTGGTAGCCCATGA
- the phrf1 gene encoding PHD and RING finger domain-containing protein 1 isoform X2: MDEDDSQDELINCSTSHSKGKRAALWAISDDSDNVEEESGEGETDSGEEEEEDHVDGEEEEDDDDDDDEEEEEEEDEEEEGDAKAEDGAFGIASADVAGMSSDEDTEKCPICLNSFSSQPVATPENCEHYFCLDCILAWAKNANSCPVDRIAFNSIYLRKCYGGKVKKMITVQKPAKEEQEETVNLDLEQTSCEVCGGTDREDRLLLCDGCDAGYHMECLTPPLDSVPVEEWFCPECEANNRHSRGSAEELSDTESLPSTARPATSRLQSGAAGPTRAIARTQQSERVRANVNRHRITQARTSQLAPTYMIQSTWLDETINAVVAGLNSAVYIRDLTPRVPSSRRRKTRKRRKVGSKKTSSAKGKTGKLASKGVKRRKRRVRKTKSRKKLMLKKAATPRSRIASNLRIVKDKKSSSLPTVYRPSEHTLSSMRADIGAASLSIYGDPFDLDPFADRQEEEQQAHITSLLEAKRRGISRSALRSHQPVARPVTASLSGRGMDVPQSRSVFEAAPVPDLLGSILSGQSVLLMDSSDVVINRDGSLKATKPMMPSVSNRGCSNSSSSGEASTQISPVMSPSQGDRSPSLHYNGDLPGSSHSSINRPLSQSSSRLQPYMPSSASHAQPSSHSDLPPRGHPSLQPPRPIRPTHPPGHQRTNGVTAPTPSSSTNPSLDSSSKSKGMASSQSKTAPTKPMWVDVSVLPRIPKIKRESSGITKNGTSQDGSSGSNRSSSSSSSSSSSRGNSSNSTAGSNGCVTPETGMNSLAGDQVRQQSVDQQKGRADGQAQRQRPDGASSSSAFSNSFSSSSSTGSSASQPHYSSSSSTSSSSSAAVSFRINASGNSWQSRRLSSSSSSAAGGSMQAPRREKEDEAKKRQLRRDKQMLLASRTLVQKDQDSDNIYDPCNPTLSESSSSDDEAESTSLDGSSLHATREGKAQSLRNKKGLVQSKHDLVPVKIETWETEVSQEDPGRASSQETTSSEVRFSEEHVKVEKDYTRLVDTKTEKQTVLLDTKVKKEPGSDDAGEAERFGHSVKRLKSETADTTPPVQPSLDLLKTERGTLEEESGQSVGTLNSEPPDCRNDSSASNSAPTKKKETKSDSKSSPKSRDLGHKKKAFQASKERRSSSPETDRGRREDRHASGQGGRQRERERDRETSSRRLRSRERRSAHSESSPSGSPDRTHGKRRRSRSKDRRRSRSGSGSSSKERSRKKHKRSSKERNDGRERDHDRRRVSKDKRHGWSRSKSSSNSRSRSRSRSKDHKRRSCSKSRSKSRSRSRERRKDHTRLQQSSLSSRDNVESRSKDKRRRRSRSSSREKRKEVGSSSKTSQRSSGSCVLSSKDTKRLQDIKKEKDITRNSLKEEKVATVNKPKTPSCTAAPKVRKKGQDFRADDQATTKEMVEEMKVGKEIKKEKASLDMFEDSFSFTKPIKKEETDVHALMVAKSIDEELNKEDPIKTEAFEIKTEPCEIPVIKTEPSSPEICHLPPVTSFSTPTTPVTAVGLHDTVSQSRPAVMASREQPATVGLTVPVKQELRQPSDSDDDFNVDVMLDNLDYVKSERTEESGASVKREEEVEEGKNEQVSTVVGAKSKTQVKRVTWNIQEPQGPQPEKSASKLSLYKLKLKQEGARRPPSTVQTSSQDITGAVSHPSKRGAVGPLSASSTSDGVQGEAEEGHLYLKKLHMQERAIEEVKLAIKPFYQRRDINKDEYKEIVRKAVQKVCHSKSGEINPVKVGNLVKAYVDKYKHARKHKKGEDMGQAQEAEAIRTSGSP, translated from the exons ATGGATGAAGATGACAGCCAAGATGAGCTGATCAACTGCAGTACATCCCACAGCAAAGGAAAAAGGGCTGCCTTGTGGGCCATATCAG ATGACTCTGACAATGTTGAAGAGGAGTCTGGGGAGGGAGAAactgacagtggtgaggaagaagaggaggatcacgtagacggagaggaggaggaggatgatgatgatgatgatgatgaggaggaggaggaggagga agatgaggaagaggagggagatgCTAAGGCTGAGGATGGAGCTTTTGGGATAGCCTCTGCCGACGTTGCAGGGATGAGCTCGGATGAGGATACAGAGAAGTGCCCCATCTGCCTTAACTCATTCAGCAGCCAGCCTGTTGCAACACCAGAGAACTGCGAGCACTACTTCTGTCTCGACTGCATCCTCGCATGGGCTAAG AATGCTAACTCGTGCCCGGTAGATCGTATTGCCTTCAACAGCATATACCTAAGGAAATGTTATGGAGGCAAAGTGAAGAAAATG ATCACAGTACAAAAGCCTGCGAAGGAAGAGCAAGAGGAAACGGTAAATCTGGACCTGGAGCAGACCAGCTGTGAGGTGTGTGGAGGCACTGACCGTGAGGACCGCCTCTTGCTCTGCGATGGCTGTGATGCTGG GTATCACATGGAGTGTCTCACACCACCTCTTGACTCTGTTCCTGTGGAGGAATGGTTCTGCCCTGAGTGTGAAGCCAACAACCGTCACTCAA GGGGTTCAGCTGAAGAACTTAGTGATACAGAGAGCCTACCTTCTACTGCCCGTCCTGCCACCAGTCGCTTACAGTCCGGGGCAGCAGGGCCCACCAGAGCTATCGCCCGAACTCAGCAGAGTGAGAGGGTTCGAGCCAATGTCAACCGACATCGCATCACACAGGCACGGACGTCGCAG TTGGCTCCCACGTATATGATTCAGTCCACTTGGCTTGATGAGACTATTAACGCTGTGGTGGCTGGGCTCAATTCGGCTGTGTATATACGAGACTTAACACCACGTGTCCCATCTAGCCGCAGGCGCAAGACCA GAAAGCGCAGAAAAGTTGGTAGCAAGAAGACATCTTCTGCCAAGGGTAAAACCGGTAAATTAGCAAGTAAAGGAGTCAAGAGGAGGAAGCGGAGAGTGAGAAAGACTAAATCCAGAAAAAAGCTG ATGTTGAAAAAGGCTGCCACTCCTCGAAGCCGTATTGCTAGTAATCTGAGAATTGTGAAGGACAAGAAGAGCTCTTCACTTCCTACAGTATATCGGCCATCAGAGCACACGCTAAGCAGCATGCGCGCTGACATAGGTGCAGCATCCCTCTCTATCTATGGAGATCCATTTGACCTGGATCCATTTGCGGATCG CCAGGAGGAAGAGCAGCAGGCCCACATAACATCGCTGTTGGAAGCCAAGAGACGAGGGATCTCTCGCTCTGCTCTTCGCTCTCACCAGCCTGTAGCTCGACCAGTCACTGCAAGCCTATCCGG GAGAGGAATGGATGTGCCCCAATCAAGGAGTGTTTTTGAGGCAGCTCCTGTGCCCGACCTCCTGGGCAGCATCCTATCGGGACAGAGCGTCCTCTTGATGGACAGTTCTGATGTCGTTATTAATCGAGATGGTTCCCTCAAAGCTACAAAGCCAA TGATGCCATCTGTGTCAAACCGAGGTTGCAGCAATAGCAGTAGCTCAGGAGAAGCCAGCACCCAGATCAGCCCAGTGATGTCACCCAGCCAAGGAGATAGGTCTCCGTCTCTCCACTACAACGGAGACCTACCAGGATCCTCCCATAGCTCCATAAACAGACCTTTATCCCAGAGCTCTTCTCGCTTACAACCCTACATGCCCTCCTCAGCCAGCCACGCCCAACCATCTTCCCATTCTGATTTACCTCCCCGAGGCCATCCAAGTTTGCAGCCGCCTCGTCCAATCAGACCCACGCACCCTCCTGGTCACCAGAGAACCAATGGAGTAACAGCCCCCACCCCCTCATCATCCACCAACCCCTCCCTGGACTCCAGCTCCAAGAGCAAGGGAATGGCCTCATCACAGTCTAAAACTGCACCTACGAAGCCCATGTGGGTAGATGTGTCAGTGCTTCCTAGGATACCAAAAATAAAAAGGGAGAGCAGTGGTATCACAAAGAATGGCACTAGTCAAGATGGCAGCAGTGGCAGTAAtcgcagcagtagtagtagtagtagtagtagtagtagtaggggAAATAGTAGTAATTCTACCGCTGGTAGTAATGGTTGTGTCACTCCAGAAACAGGCATGAACAGCCTTGCTGGGGACCAGGTAAGGCAGCAAAGTGTAGACCAGCAAAAGGGCAGGGCTGACGGTCAGGCCCAGAGGCAGAGGCCTGACGGAGCCAGCTCGTCCTCCGCCTTCTCCAACtcattctcctcttcctcctccactggttCTTCTGCTAGCCAGCCACATTATTCCTCGTCTTCCTCAACTTCCTCATCTTCATCAGCAGCAGTGAGCTTCCGCATCAACGCCAGCGGGAACTCCTGGCAGTCAAGGCGGCTAAGCAGCTCGTCATCCTCTGCTGCTGGAGGCAGCATGCAGGCCCCccggagagaaaaagaagatgaAGCAAAAAAGAGACAGCTGCGCAGGGATAAACAGATGCTCTTGGCGTCGCGTACGCTGGTCCAAAAAGACCAAGACAGCGATAATATCTACGATCCCTGTAATCCCACCCTGTCAGAGTCTAGCAGCTCAGATGATGAAGCTGAGAGCACGAGCCTGGATGGCAGCTCCCTACATGCCACACGGGAGGGGAAGGCTCAAAGTTTAAGAAACAAGAAGGGTTTAGTGCAGAGCAAGCATGACCTGGTTCCTGTGAAAATTGAAACATGGGAGACTGAGGTCTCACAGGAAGATCCAGGGAGAGCCAGTTCTCAGGAAACCACATCATCGGAGGTCAGATTCTCAGAGGAGCATGTCAAGGTAGAAAAAGATTATACTAGATTAGTAGACACTAAGACTGAGAAACAAACAGTGTTACTAGACACTAAAGTTAAGAAGGAGCCAGGGTCAGATGATGCAGGGGAAGCTGAAAGGTTTGGTCACAGCGTAAAACGTTTGAAGTCAGAGACAGCAGACACCACACCACCTGTTCAACCCAGCCTGGATCTTTTAAAGACTGAGAGGGGGACTCTCGAGGAGGAGAGTGGACAGAGTGTTGGCACTCTGAACAGCGAGCCCCCTGACTGTAGGAACGATTCATCAGCATCTAACTCTGCTCCCACcaagaaaaaagaaaccaaaTCAGATTCCAAATCCTCTCCCAAGTCAAGAGATTTGGGCCATAAGAAGAAGGCCTTTCAAGCTTCGAAGGAGAGACGCTCTAGCAGTCCAGAGACGGACCGAGGCAGGAGAGAAGACCGTCATGCCTCAGGCCAGGGAGGCcgacagagagaaagggagagggacagagaaacGAGTTCAAGGCGGTTAAGGTCCAGAGAGAGGAGAAGTGCACACTCAGAAAGTTCTCCGTCTGGTTCCCCTGATAGGACTCACGGAAAGAGACGTCGGTCCCGGTCCAAAGACAGGAGGCGATCTAG GTCTGGTTCCGGCTCTAGCAGCAAAGAGCGTTCGAGGAAGAAGCATAAACGAAGTAGCAAGGAGAGAAAtgatggcagagagagagaccatgATAGAAGACGGGTGTCAAAGGACAAGAGACATGGTTGGTCTCGTTCAAAATCTTCTTCAAACTCACGTTCCAGATCCAGATCCAGATCGAAGGACCATAAGCGTCGGTCTTGCTCAAAATCACGGTCAAAGTCACGATCCAGATCCagggaaagaaggaaagacCACACACGACTGCAACAGTCGTCTCTCTCCTCCAGAGACAATGTGGAGTCGCGGTCAAAAGACAAGAGGAGACGCAGGTCTAGATCCAGCtcaagagagaaaaggaaagaagtAGGATCATCATCCAAGACTTCTCAGAGAAGTTCAGGGTCCTGCGTTTTGTCCTCTAAAGACACAAAACGGTTACAGGACATTAAAAAAGAGAAGGATATCACTCGGAACTCCCTCAAAGAGGAAAAAGTTGCCACAGTGAATAAACCGAAGACTCCCTCCTGTACTGCCGCACCTAAAGTGCGAAAGAAAGGCCAAGACTTCAGGGCAGACGACCAGGCCACAACAAAAGAAATGGTGGAAGAGATGAAGGTCGGAAAAGAAATCAAGAAAGAAAAAGCATCTCTTGATATGTTTGaggattctttttcttttactaaaccaATTAAGAAAGAAGAAACTGACGTTCATGCTTTGATGGTAGCCAAAAGCATAGATGAGGAGTTAAACAAAGAAGACCCCATCAAGACTGAGGCGTTTGAAATCAAGACCGAGCCCTGTGAAATCCCCGTAATTAAAACTGAGCCAAGTTCCCCAGAAATATGTCACTTACCCCCTGTCACCTCGTTTTCTACACCGACCACACCGGTTACAGCGGTCGGTCTCCATGACACAGTTTCTCAGTCTCGCCCAGCGGTAATGGCCTCCAGAGAACAACCAGCCACGGTTGGGTTGACCGTCCCTGTAAAGCAGGAACTTCGGCAACCCTCAGACTCTGACGATGACTTCAATGTTGACGTGATGCTAGACAACCTGGACTATGTGAAGTCCGAGCGCACGGAGGAAAGTGGCGCCTCTGTCAAACGAGAGGAGGAAGTAGAGGAGGGGAAGAATGAACAGGTATCGACTGTAGTCGGAGCAAAATCCAAGACTCAAGTGAAGAGGGTTACCTGGAATATACAGGAGCCTCAGGGGCCTCAACCTGAGAAATCTGCAAGCA agCTGTCTCTGTATAAGTTGAAGCTAAAGCAGGAAGGAGCTCGCAGACCCCCTTCAACAGTCCAGACATCCAGTCAG GACATCACTGGAGCTGTCAGTCACCCCTCCAAGAGGGGTGCTGTTGGTCCTCTCAGTGCCTCCTCTACCTCTGATGGTGTACAAGGAGAGGCAGAGGAAGGGCATTTG TATTTGAAGAAGCTGCACATGCAGGAGAGAGCTATAGAAGAGGTGAAGCTCGCCATCAAGCCTTTCTACCAGAGGAGAGACATCAACAAAGATGAATACAAAGAGATTGTACGCAAAGCTGTCCAAAAG GTGTGCCACAGCAAGAGTGGGGAGATCAACCCAGTGAAGGTGGGCAATCTGGTCAAGGCATACGTTGACAAATACAAACATGCTAGGAAACACAAGAAAGGAGAGGACATGGGGCAGGCACAGGAGGCTGAGGCCATCAGGACCTCTGGTAGCCCATGA